Part of the Lolium rigidum isolate FL_2022 chromosome 6, APGP_CSIRO_Lrig_0.1, whole genome shotgun sequence genome, GAAGAAGTAGAGGATGAGTGGATCGATATTAGCAAGTTGAGAGATCTGAGCAGTGCTCAATGGGATGAGGATATCTGTAGCATCACGTTGGAGTCCGACCACTACCAGGGACACATCacggttaaaacatatgttacaTCTAACAGTTTTGCACTTCtcatttgctcatcttgaaccattTCTAACACtctttcttgttgttcttctttaTAATCACCCTAAGGATGTCGAATTCCTCAACAAGTCGATCCACAACTACCATTAGATGCACACCATCTTTGTTCGGTGGTAAGGCAATCTTTCTCCCGTGTGAAGAAGGTTCAGTCAGATCCTAGCGTTTtccttcttggaagaaaaaaatgGCTCGAAGAAaatacaacttttttttttgagataatcGAAGAAAATACAACTGCACTACGGAGTATACTTCTCATCATCTCGACCGCGAGTCCTTTGCTCGGCCAGGTGAAACAAAGGCCCAGCCCATCTTCTTCTCATCTCGCTCTCCCTTCTCTTTCACCTCCCCACGACCCCACGCCAGGCGAGCTTGCGGCGGCCGGGTCCGCTGTCCTCGCCGCGAACCGTCCCGTGCCTCtcgcctctctctccctctcccaaacccttctTCTCCCGCACGACTCGCGCATccatcgcgccgccgccgccgccgctaaactCGCCCCATCCGCCGCGCAGCTCGCCTACCTCCAGCGCTGGACAGTCCCGCCCCGTCGGCGCACATCTGCCGTCACCGCCCAGCTCCCCGCCGACGCCCAAGACCCGTGGCCGCGAAGCTCGTCCGAGGAGTACAAGAATGGCCTGGCGGATGCTGCGAAGAAAGGTAGGGCTTCTCTTTTTCTGGATTCTGACGCATTTCCTCTTCCTCGAGCGCAGAGCTAATAAGCAAACACGATTTTCTCGCACGAACCAAAATACAATCGAACCCCCTGCAACTTGGACCTAACAACAATTGGAGGTGTGTCTCAGGATGTCCAAGCAGGCCTGGTGAAGCTGGCATTCCGCACAGATCACGGCGGAACGAAGCATTTCTCCAGCGCAAATCTGGGGAAGCTGACGCGTAAGTACAATCGATGTTATCATTACTGCATAGGTTCATTTCAACTTTTAATTAACTTTCCCAGCCATTGTCTTGCCAAGTAAAGCCCTAGCCTGCCTCTAATAGGATGATTTTGTTATTGAGTTTAGCATGGTATAAATTCTGTACCTTTTTTTTTAAAGTGAAGGCTCGAaagcccagctttgaattaacaaagccatcaaccggccagggaTTACACAAGGCCCTCCGTACCACACAACACCACACCACACACACTACGGCCGAAAGATACAAGGGAGCACTCTGAGAAGCTTACAACACTACGCTACAACACAAGCACACGTCTTGCAGAAGCGAAGACCACCGCTCCACGGCACCGAGGACGCCAAACCAGCGGGGCGCGACGAGTCACTGCCTTGGGCAGAGAGGAAGCCTTGAGCGAGGAGAAGAACCCGGGACAAGGAGCACCAAACCTTCCTGTTCTCATGCCGAAGAGGGCCCCTACCCTCTCGCCATGGCTCGGAGGCGTCGAACCATCGGACATgagagaagctcacccgagagctggAGAAGAGTTGGGCTCGAGAGCCAAGGACCTCCTGGAGCACGACCACCATGACAAGAAGAGCACACCTCACCGGCCACACTACCGCCGTCCTTGAACAACCTAGAGCAGCAGGAAAGCCACCGGACACAACAGCAGATCACAGGCAGTGGCCATCGAGGCCCAAAGCACCCACCTTCGACTCCCCACCCGAACCACACATCTCCccaggcgacgcctccaaggaggtcacgGCGCAGCACGTCGACGCCGCCCAATCGAAGGATTTTGGACTTTCGTCCGGGAGATGGGTCGGGAGTGGAAAGAGGGATCGCAGcgtcgcctccaaggaggaacccGGCACCCGAGGGCGTCGACAACGCCGGGCCGGACCAGccaacctagggtttcccctgaccCCAAACAAACCACCAGCACCCCACGCCcagagccggcggcgccgccaccaacagCCGGAGCGGGCGGGGGAGAGGGGCGGGAGCACAAACCTCAGATCTTGGCGCAGAGGaccgcgccgccgtcgacgcccGCCGCGGCCTCACCTCCCGCGAGGTAGAGGACCACCACCAGAGCCGCCCGCCATGACGCCCGCCGCAGGGCCCCATGGCCACACCTTCAGAGGCCGCCGCCTCAGATCCCTAGCCCCCACCAGGGAAGCCGCCGGAGAGACCGCCCGCGAAGGGGAGATCCGTCAAGCCGCCGCCCCGATCTTGGCGAACCCCGCGCGGATTTCCTCCACCGAGCAGCCGCAGGAGGGGAGCGAGGgctcagatccccgccgcccccttcaccggcgacgCGGCCTTCGGCCGGCGTCACctctgggggcgacgaggaggggaggggaggaggggaggacgggaggcggcgctgtagcgtttcgccccctcggtcgcctggagggggcgacgcgaggggaacGACCCTGAAATTCTGTACCTCATGACATGAAGTCCTTTTCTGGTCACATTTCTAGGAGCAAGTACTATATTGTTTGCTGGATACACCATAAGTCTATGATTTCATCAGTTTCTATAATTCCCAAATGCAGAGTTTGTCCATACCAGTAGACTCCAAGGTGTTGCTGATTGTAAGATCTTTCAACACTACACTGTCAGGTATGTTATTATATGCTGCTCTGTTCCTCTGGTGGCATCACTATTGTGgttacatctacatattcaacaaaCTTTGACACGTACTGGAAACAGCAAATTAAATTTGAGTCTTATGCCGCACGAGTAATCTGAAATCTTTATTTCTTCCGTGAAACTGCATCATGTTCATTTTCTGCCCACTAAATGATCTTGCAACGCATGGAGTCATGTTTTTACCTCTCATATTatctgaacttccttgcgaaagGCACTCGCTAGATTCTTATATATCTTACCATACTCCCATTCTGCTCTTACCTttgcttattttattttctaaaattgttcaggtcttttttttttgtctttaagCCTCAGTTCTTGTTTTTGTAAGGACGTTACTATCAATGCATTTACATGTTAGGTGACAATACTGTCTTCTTTATAGGAATTTTCATGCAGGTGTGTATATGCTAGCATGGAGCCGGAAAAAGGAGGATGTTGTAGGGTTAAAAGCACCAAAAAAGGAGAAGCGGGTGAAGAGAGAACCTAGGACTCAAGCTCCTGTAGAAGCGCCATATGTTGCACCAAAACCGAAGATCACCATTAAATCATCACCAGATAAAATTGTTGAAATCTTTGATGGGATGACATTGCATGACCTATCTAGACGATCCGGTGCATCTATTAGTGCACTTCAAAGCATACTTGCAGATCTTGGTGAAAGGGTTGAATCAGAATTTGACACTATCAGCATTGATCTTGCTGAGTTAGTTGCTATGGTATGTATATAATGTTGCTTTTGAAACTTCTACACTTCTTGATGCTACTCTGAAGCATATTAGTAACTACTCATACCAGCACATCTTATTTGTTGTGTTTTATTAGGTCATATGAGATTATAAGTCAATGTGATGATAGCTAAATTCACTCCACATGTTGCTTTTGACCTCGTCTAGCAAAATAATTTTGTTGCAAGGTGTGATAGGATGATGCTGAAAAGTGTTCTTTATGTCTTTAAACTCTGCATTTTGTGAACTCTAGTTGCAAGTTAATCAATGCCACTGTGTTCTTTCCCTTCATCTTGCTGTAATTTATCTGTAACAGTTATCAATTGAGAGAGGGAGGGATGAATCCACTTGTGTTCAGTGGTGGATTTCCATTTAACAGGTTTTATCTTGCATTGTGCTTGCTTTGCATGTTTTTGTTGAGGCTTGTTTGTTGCCCACATTTTTTTCTCTCTTCATCTTTTACTTTGTTATGTTCAGAAAAAATGGCATTGCTACgggtttgataatattttattggAGCAAACATATATGTTGAGACTTTAAGTATGCTGATATTGTTTCTAATTATATGTACACTATTCTCTCCAGTTTACACCTAAGCTTTGTCATCATGAAGCATTTAAGCAGCTTTAGCGAAGCTTCTGTTTTATGTGAATTATGACATGAATCCATATGTTTCTTGCTTGTTCCACAGGAAATTGGTGTTAATATCAGAAGAATGCACACAGGTGAAGGTGTGGCCGAACCACGGCCTGCTGTTGTAACAGTTATGGGTCATGTTGATCATGGTAAAACATCGCTTCTGGATTCCCTACGGCAAACATCTGTTGCAGCTAAGGAAGCTGGCGGGATCACTCAGCATATAGGTGCCTTCGTTGTTGAGATGCAATCTGGAGCCTCTATCACATTTCTTGATACACCAGGGCATGCTGCATTTAGTGCTATGCGGGCCAGAGGTGCAGCTGTTACAGATATTGTAGTGCTTGTGGTTGCAGCAGATGACGGTGTGATGCCTCAAACCCTTGAAGCTATTTCGCATGCAAAGGTAGCAAATGTTCCCATTGTAGTTGCCATAAACAAATGTGACAAATCTGGAGCTGATCCTGAGAGGGTCAGAATTCAGCTTGGTTCGGAAGGGTTGCTTTTGGAGGATATGGGTGGTGATGTACAGGTTGTTGAAATTTCTGCATTATCAAAACTTGGTTTGGATAAACTGGAAGAGGCTTTATTTCTTCAGGCTGATATGATGGACCTAAAAGCCAGAACAGACGGGCCTGCTCAAGCT contains:
- the LOC124661913 gene encoding translation initiation factor IF-2-like → MAWRMLRRKDVQAGLVKLAFRTDHGGTKHFSSANLGKLTQFVHTSRLQGVADCKIFQHYTVRNFHAGVYMLAWSRKKEDVVGLKAPKKEKRVKREPRTQAPVEAPYVAPKPKITIKSSPDKIVEIFDGMTLHDLSRRSGASISALQSILADLGERVESEFDTISIDLAELVAMEIGVNIRRMHTGEGVAEPRPAVVTVMGHVDHGKTSLLDSLRQTSVAAKEAGGITQHIGAFVVEMQSGASITFLDTPGHAAFSAMRARGAAVTDIVVLVVAADDGVMPQTLEAISHAKVANVPIVVAINKCDKSGADPERVRIQLGSEGLLLEDMGGDVQVVEISALSKLGLDKLEEALFLQADMMDLKARTDGPAQAFVVEARVDRGRGPLATAIVKSGTLVSGQYIVVGAEWGRIRSLRDTAGKVTESAKPAMPIEIEGLRGLPMAGDDVVVVDSEERARMLSQGRKKKQEKDRLRKIDEDMTEEAEIADETPERVEMPIIVKADVQGSVQAVTDALRSLNSPQVFVNIVHVGVGPVSEHDIDLAQACRAYIVGFNVRNPPSAITQGATQANIKILLHKVIYHLLEEMGRLIVEKAPGTAETQISGEAEVLNIFELKGRSKSKGPDIKIAGCRITDGHFSRSGTMRLLRSGDVVFEGPCASLKREKQDADTLDKGDCGLVIEDCDDFQVGDTIQCLEQVMRKPKFISTQSGAVRIEC